A portion of the Stigmatella aurantiaca DW4/3-1 genome contains these proteins:
- the mdoH gene encoding glucans biosynthesis glucosyltransferase MdoH produces MQAHSYSPPTTGLRRFCVLGLAAFTTVLGAWEMHRLLSVKGVTHTEWLLLGLFSLCFAWISLSFWTAIAGFFQKLAGGKVPGLRQPTAEEEKAPLTRRTTVVMPIYNEDPASVFANVQATYESLAATGHLDSFDFYVLSDSTRAESWVAEELAWSDLCRRVGGQGRIFYRRRSDNTAKKAGNLSDFCERWGRHYDFMVVLDADSLMTGETLVTLARLMELNPQAGILQAPPRCVGRMTLFARLQQFAGQMYGPVVSAGAAAWQLGESNYWGHNAIIRVSAFIEHCGLPVLPGKQPFGGHILSHDFVEAALMRRAGYTVWLLPELGGSYEQSPPHLLAYAQRDRRWCQGNLQHLRLVMAGGLHPLSRGHFLMGVMSYVASPLWLLFLLTGLGAALQDRFVDPVYFTDERTLFPVWPTFDVAGARRMMVISLAMLLLPKVFGLLLTLANSEESRRMGGRIRLVLSVGLETAISMLLAPVMMLFQSHFVFGTVLGYRVNWSSQQRDDADVPWSEAARRHWPHMLFGVVLAAAAAALSMDLLLWMSPVVAGLLLAIPMTVWTSRASVGTRLAKMGLFLIPEETVAHPLLERAQALSEQKMEAVEDGLKRVLTDPRAHALHLALLEEQPGPTIASIELATARRKLLSGQQDALSTQEKSMVLRDPATLAEARSRFLSQTS; encoded by the coding sequence ATGCAAGCACACTCCTACTCCCCTCCTACCACCGGACTGCGGCGGTTCTGCGTCCTGGGGCTGGCGGCCTTCACCACCGTCCTTGGGGCGTGGGAGATGCACCGGCTTCTGAGCGTCAAGGGCGTCACCCACACCGAGTGGCTGCTCCTGGGGCTCTTCTCCCTGTGTTTCGCCTGGATCTCCCTGTCGTTCTGGACGGCGATCGCGGGGTTCTTCCAGAAGCTGGCCGGGGGAAAGGTTCCCGGGCTGCGCCAGCCCACGGCCGAGGAGGAGAAGGCGCCGCTCACCCGGCGAACCACGGTGGTGATGCCCATCTACAACGAGGACCCCGCCTCGGTCTTCGCCAACGTGCAGGCCACCTACGAGTCCCTGGCGGCCACGGGGCACCTGGACTCATTTGATTTCTATGTGCTGAGCGACTCCACGCGCGCCGAGTCCTGGGTGGCCGAGGAGCTGGCGTGGTCGGACCTGTGCCGCCGGGTCGGCGGCCAGGGGCGCATCTTCTACCGGCGCCGCTCGGACAACACCGCCAAGAAGGCCGGCAACCTCTCGGACTTCTGCGAGCGCTGGGGGCGCCACTACGACTTCATGGTGGTGCTGGACGCCGACAGCCTCATGACGGGCGAGACGCTGGTGACGCTGGCGCGGCTGATGGAGCTCAACCCCCAGGCCGGCATCCTCCAGGCGCCTCCTCGGTGCGTGGGGCGGATGACGCTCTTCGCCCGTCTGCAGCAGTTCGCCGGACAGATGTATGGGCCGGTGGTGTCCGCCGGTGCCGCGGCGTGGCAGTTGGGCGAGTCCAACTACTGGGGCCACAACGCCATCATCCGCGTGTCCGCTTTCATCGAGCACTGCGGCCTGCCCGTCCTGCCCGGCAAGCAGCCCTTCGGTGGGCACATCCTCAGCCACGACTTCGTGGAAGCGGCGCTGATGCGCCGCGCGGGCTACACGGTGTGGTTGCTGCCGGAGCTGGGCGGCAGCTACGAGCAGTCCCCCCCCCACCTGCTGGCCTATGCCCAGCGGGACCGGCGCTGGTGCCAGGGCAACCTCCAGCACCTGCGGCTGGTGATGGCCGGCGGGCTGCACCCCTTGAGCCGCGGCCACTTCCTGATGGGGGTGATGTCCTACGTGGCCTCACCGCTGTGGCTGCTCTTCCTGCTGACCGGCCTGGGGGCCGCGCTGCAGGACCGTTTCGTGGACCCGGTCTACTTCACGGACGAGCGGACCCTGTTCCCGGTGTGGCCCACGTTCGACGTGGCGGGCGCCCGCCGGATGATGGTCATCTCGCTGGCCATGCTGCTGCTGCCGAAGGTGTTCGGCCTGCTGCTGACCCTGGCCAACAGTGAGGAATCCCGCCGCATGGGCGGCCGGATCCGGCTGGTGCTGAGCGTGGGGCTGGAGACGGCGATCTCCATGTTGCTCGCGCCAGTGATGATGCTCTTCCAGTCCCACTTCGTCTTCGGCACCGTGCTGGGCTACCGGGTGAACTGGTCGAGCCAGCAGCGCGATGACGCGGACGTGCCGTGGTCGGAAGCAGCGCGGCGGCACTGGCCCCACATGCTGTTTGGCGTGGTGCTGGCCGCCGCGGCGGCAGCCCTGTCCATGGACCTGCTGCTGTGGATGTCCCCGGTGGTGGCCGGCCTGCTGTTGGCCATTCCGATGACGGTGTGGACCTCACGGGCCTCGGTGGGAACCCGGTTGGCGAAAATGGGCCTGTTCCTCATCCCCGAGGAGACGGTGGCGCATCCGCTGCTGGAGCGGGCACAGGCGCTCTCGGAGCAGAAGATGGAAGCGGTGGAGGATGGGCTGAAGCGCGTCCTCACGGACCCACGGGCCCACGCGCTGCACCTGGCGCTGCTGGAGGAGCAGCCAGGACCGACGATTGCCTCCATCGAGTTGGCCACTGCTCGGCGCAAGCTGCTCTCGGGACAGCAGGACGCCCTCTCCACCCAGGAGAAGTCGATGGTGCTGCGGGACCCGGCCACGCTGGCGGAGGCTCGCAGCCGGTTCCTGAGCCAGACGTCCTGA
- a CDS encoding glucan biosynthesis protein gives MVRSRKRSTWGVRATCVLGVLVAGVAGAQAKPSTKAAAAKASSAASKTVFSPETVREKARALAAQRYKVPASNLPTSYEQLSYDEYRDIRFRPDQSLWSKEGLPFQAQFFHPGFYYKEPVAVHVVRGKQVEDVPFSPELFSYGPLVKAGPLTKADGFAGLRLNHPINRPDHFDEVAVFLGASYFRSLGRGNVYGLSARGLAIDTALPSGEEFPAFREFWLEKPEAKADRIVVHALLDSPSVTGAYRFVIVPGKSTVMEVEATLFARKPVKQLGIAPLTSMYLFGENNRGNYDDFRPEVHDSDGLFISMKNGEQLWRPLQNPARLNVASFQAESPRAFGLLQRDQSFANYEDLEARYELRPSVWVEPIGDWGRGAVQLVEIPTREEIHDNIVAAWVPEQPLTPGTEQRFAYRLFWGFEPPQPPPGATVLSTRIAAGSTPKARRFVIDFSGGGTAGDAPAEAIVTASRGQVLRPIAQRNTVTGGWRATFELVPDDSSAPIELRGFLKNGSETLTETWSYLWTP, from the coding sequence ATGGTGAGGTCGAGGAAGCGCTCAACGTGGGGAGTCCGCGCAACGTGCGTACTCGGTGTGCTGGTGGCGGGGGTGGCGGGAGCCCAGGCGAAGCCTTCCACCAAGGCCGCGGCCGCGAAAGCCTCGTCGGCCGCGTCCAAAACGGTCTTCAGCCCGGAGACGGTGCGCGAGAAGGCCCGCGCGCTGGCGGCCCAACGCTACAAGGTCCCGGCCTCCAACCTTCCCACCTCCTACGAGCAGCTCTCGTACGACGAGTACCGGGACATCCGGTTCCGCCCGGACCAGTCGCTGTGGAGCAAGGAGGGCCTGCCCTTCCAGGCGCAGTTCTTCCACCCCGGCTTCTATTACAAGGAGCCCGTCGCGGTGCACGTGGTGCGCGGCAAGCAGGTGGAGGATGTGCCGTTCTCGCCGGAGCTCTTCAGCTACGGCCCCCTGGTGAAGGCGGGCCCGCTGACGAAGGCGGATGGCTTCGCGGGGCTGCGCCTCAACCACCCCATCAACCGGCCGGACCACTTCGACGAGGTGGCCGTGTTCCTGGGCGCCAGCTACTTCCGCTCGCTGGGACGCGGCAATGTTTACGGCCTGTCCGCGCGTGGGCTGGCCATTGATACCGCCCTGCCGAGCGGCGAGGAGTTCCCCGCGTTCCGCGAGTTCTGGCTGGAAAAGCCCGAGGCCAAGGCGGATCGCATCGTGGTGCACGCGCTGCTGGACAGCCCGAGCGTCACGGGCGCCTACCGCTTCGTCATCGTCCCCGGAAAGAGCACGGTGATGGAGGTGGAGGCCACCCTGTTCGCCCGCAAGCCGGTGAAGCAACTGGGGATCGCGCCGCTCACCAGCATGTACCTGTTCGGCGAGAACAACCGGGGCAACTACGACGACTTCCGGCCCGAGGTGCACGACTCGGACGGCCTCTTCATCTCGATGAAGAACGGCGAGCAGCTCTGGCGGCCGTTGCAGAACCCCGCGCGGCTCAACGTGGCGAGCTTCCAGGCGGAGAGCCCTCGCGCCTTCGGGTTGCTGCAGCGCGACCAGTCCTTTGCGAACTACGAGGACCTGGAGGCCCGGTACGAGCTGCGCCCCAGCGTCTGGGTGGAGCCCATCGGGGACTGGGGCCGGGGCGCGGTGCAGCTCGTGGAGATTCCCACGCGCGAGGAGATCCACGACAACATCGTGGCCGCCTGGGTGCCGGAACAGCCGCTCACGCCTGGCACCGAGCAGCGCTTCGCCTACCGGCTCTTCTGGGGCTTCGAGCCTCCCCAGCCGCCTCCGGGCGCCACCGTCCTCTCGACGCGCATCGCCGCGGGCTCCACGCCCAAGGCCCGGCGCTTCGTCATCGACTTCTCGGGCGGAGGGACCGCGGGAGATGCGCCGGCGGAAGCCATCGTCACGGCCTCCCGGGGCCAGGTGCTCCGGCCCATCGCCCAGCGCAACACCGTCACCGGAGGCTGGCGCGCCACCTTCGAGCTGGTGCCCGACGACTCTTCCGCGCCCATCGAGCTGCGCGGATTCCTGAAAAACGGTTCAGAGACCCTCACTGAGACATGGAGCTACTTGTGGACACCGTGA
- a CDS encoding MnmC family methyltransferase — protein MSSDNPRDGDFELVTLRNGARAVRHLGHGEVMHPSIGPWKEALRLYVEQPQLAERLAQPGPPWVVLDVGLGAATNAVAALTCARALGAGRRRPLEVISLEVDLAPLRLALADPEGFPFLQPFRGAAEGLMRDGHWAEEGLRWRLLLGDAVPHLEGALPPADLVYFDPFSPASNPEMWTEAVLARVRARCQEAGEGARLLTYSAATPTRVTLLLAGFYVGAGVSTGTKGETTVAATRLEALEAPLGARWLERWRRSSSRAPHGAALTPEVESRLLAHPQWHSR, from the coding sequence GTGTCCTCCGACAATCCACGCGACGGCGATTTTGAACTGGTCACGCTCCGCAACGGGGCCCGGGCGGTGCGCCACCTGGGGCACGGCGAGGTGATGCACCCCAGCATCGGCCCGTGGAAGGAGGCGCTGCGCCTCTACGTGGAGCAGCCTCAACTGGCCGAGCGCTTGGCTCAGCCTGGCCCCCCGTGGGTGGTGCTCGATGTGGGATTGGGTGCCGCCACCAACGCGGTGGCCGCGCTCACCTGCGCACGCGCGCTGGGGGCCGGGCGTCGGCGGCCCCTGGAGGTGATCAGCCTGGAAGTGGACCTCGCCCCGTTGCGGTTGGCGCTGGCGGATCCGGAGGGGTTTCCCTTCCTACAGCCCTTCCGGGGGGCCGCCGAGGGGTTGATGCGCGATGGGCACTGGGCCGAGGAGGGGCTGCGCTGGCGGCTGCTCCTGGGGGATGCGGTGCCGCACCTGGAAGGGGCGCTGCCTCCCGCGGACCTCGTCTACTTCGATCCCTTTTCCCCCGCCTCCAACCCGGAGATGTGGACCGAGGCGGTGCTGGCCCGGGTCCGGGCGCGGTGCCAGGAAGCGGGGGAGGGCGCGCGGCTGCTCACGTACAGCGCGGCGACGCCGACCCGGGTGACCTTGCTGCTGGCGGGCTTCTACGTCGGTGCGGGTGTGTCCACCGGCACCAAGGGGGAGACCACGGTGGCGGCCACCCGCTTGGAAGCACTGGAGGCGCCCCTGGGGGCCCGGTGGCTGGAGCGGTGGCGCCGCTCGTCCTCCCGGGCGCCACATGGGGCTGCCCTCACGCCCGAGGTCGAGAGTCGGCTGCTTGCCCATCCGCAGTGGCATTCCCGTTGA
- a CDS encoding TIGR02265 family protein, which yields MNPEKLVHAQTVEALFVRAFENRLTPACREALRKAGLNLDHKLERSYSLKQWKDFLRIAAAHVYGGVPAEAAYYSLGERFMDAWFGTFVGRALLSVAKLAGPRRMLLHAGHGFRAGNTFSEVTVVERGPTSLELGMNDVLADQPTFAAGLLARAVELAGGWRVVAIPEGFDGTMCTFHIRWAEAPAGATLNGNATADGQAADSRPRA from the coding sequence ATGAACCCAGAGAAGCTCGTCCATGCCCAGACCGTCGAGGCGCTGTTTGTCCGTGCCTTCGAGAACCGGCTCACCCCGGCCTGCCGGGAAGCCCTGAGGAAGGCCGGGTTGAACCTCGATCACAAGCTGGAGCGGTCGTATTCGCTCAAGCAGTGGAAGGACTTCCTGCGGATCGCCGCGGCCCACGTGTACGGGGGGGTTCCCGCGGAAGCCGCGTACTACTCACTGGGTGAGCGGTTCATGGACGCCTGGTTCGGCACCTTTGTGGGCCGGGCCTTGCTGAGCGTGGCCAAGCTGGCGGGGCCCCGAAGAATGCTGCTCCACGCGGGCCACGGCTTCCGGGCTGGCAACACTTTCAGTGAAGTCACCGTCGTGGAGCGCGGGCCCACGTCGCTCGAGCTGGGCATGAACGATGTGCTGGCGGATCAGCCCACCTTCGCGGCGGGGCTGCTGGCCCGGGCCGTGGAACTCGCGGGCGGCTGGCGCGTGGTGGCCATCCCCGAGGGCTTTGACGGGACGATGTGTACTTTCCACATCCGCTGGGCGGAAGCCCCCGCCGGGGCCACCCTCAACGGGAATGCCACTGCGGATGGGCAAGCAGCCGACTCTCGACCTCGGGCGTGA
- a CDS encoding ornithine cyclodeaminase family protein, with amino-acid sequence MPTLLLSASDLRSLYSVELGLTAVERAFLAHGRGEALMPSKVYLSLPKYDGDFRAMPAFLDGAAGVKWVNAHPRNPQKHGLPTVRAVYILSDPETASPLAILDGTLLTAWRTGAAGGVASKYLARAKPRTLGLVGCGVQARVLIDAHRALFEGLELLLADASEAAAQVLQSEKGGRVVSLQEAAGADIVCTSTPVRSPVVNREWVKAGTHINAMGADAPGKQELDPAILQQGRIFIDDEDQALHSGEVNVPLHDGLLRREQIAGTLGEVVAGKKKGRLADEVTLFDSTGLAVQDVALARALYEVARAKGVGQMFDLVGSG; translated from the coding sequence ATGCCAACCCTCCTCTTGAGCGCGAGCGATTTGCGCTCCCTCTACTCTGTCGAGCTGGGCCTGACCGCCGTGGAGCGCGCCTTTCTGGCGCATGGCCGTGGCGAGGCGCTCATGCCCTCGAAGGTGTACCTCTCCCTGCCGAAGTACGACGGCGACTTCCGGGCCATGCCGGCCTTTCTGGACGGTGCGGCGGGGGTGAAGTGGGTGAACGCCCACCCGCGCAATCCCCAGAAGCACGGCCTGCCCACGGTGCGCGCGGTGTACATCCTGAGCGATCCGGAGACGGCTTCGCCGCTGGCCATCCTGGATGGCACCTTGCTGACCGCGTGGCGCACGGGGGCGGCGGGGGGGGTGGCCTCGAAGTACCTCGCCCGGGCGAAGCCGCGAACCTTGGGGCTGGTCGGATGCGGTGTGCAGGCCCGTGTGCTGATCGACGCGCACCGGGCGCTCTTCGAGGGCTTGGAGCTCTTGCTCGCGGATGCCTCGGAGGCGGCCGCCCAGGTGCTCCAGTCGGAGAAGGGAGGGCGGGTGGTCAGCCTCCAGGAGGCCGCGGGAGCCGACATCGTCTGTACCTCCACCCCCGTGCGCTCGCCGGTGGTGAATCGAGAGTGGGTGAAGGCGGGCACGCACATCAACGCCATGGGGGCGGACGCCCCTGGCAAGCAGGAGCTGGACCCAGCCATCTTGCAGCAGGGCCGGATCTTCATTGATGACGAGGATCAGGCGCTGCACTCGGGCGAGGTGAATGTTCCCCTGCATGACGGACTGCTCCGGCGCGAGCAGATCGCGGGCACCCTGGGGGAGGTGGTCGCCGGGAAGAAGAAGGGCCGGCTGGCGGACGAAGTCACCCTCTTCGACTCCACGGGGCTCGCGGTGCAGGACGTGGCGCTGGCGCGGGCGCTGTACGAGGTGGCGCGCGCCAAGGGGGTCGGCCAGATGTTCGATCTGGTGGGCAGCGGGTAG
- a CDS encoding SDR family oxidoreductase — MSSMQGKTVIITGASVGIGEELAIVLASRGANLVLAARNEEALDGVKKRCEQAGARAITVRTDVAQEEDCRRMVERAIEAFGGIDILVNNAGISMGARFEEVKDLSLFERVMRVNYLGAVYCTHFALPSLKARKGLLVAISSLTGKTGVPTRTGYSASKHAMQGFFDSLRIELLGTGVDVLVVSPGFVATGIRDRALGPDGKPLQRSFRDETRGNMDVATCVAIILKAIERRERDVVMTAQGKVLQFLKLVAPGLVDRLAQRAFRRNNASPEA; from the coding sequence ATGTCCAGCATGCAAGGGAAGACGGTCATCATCACGGGCGCGTCTGTGGGGATCGGCGAGGAGCTCGCCATCGTCCTCGCCTCGCGGGGAGCCAACCTGGTCCTCGCGGCCCGGAACGAGGAGGCGCTCGACGGGGTGAAGAAGCGGTGCGAGCAGGCCGGGGCTCGCGCCATCACCGTGAGAACCGACGTGGCCCAGGAGGAGGACTGCCGGCGCATGGTCGAGCGCGCCATCGAAGCGTTTGGGGGCATCGACATCCTCGTGAACAACGCCGGCATCTCCATGGGGGCCCGCTTTGAAGAGGTGAAGGACCTGTCGCTCTTCGAGCGCGTCATGCGCGTGAACTACCTGGGGGCCGTCTATTGCACCCACTTCGCGCTGCCCTCCCTCAAGGCCCGGAAAGGCCTCCTGGTGGCCATTTCCTCCCTCACCGGGAAGACCGGCGTGCCCACACGAACGGGCTATTCGGCCAGCAAGCACGCCATGCAGGGCTTCTTCGACTCCCTGCGCATCGAGCTGCTGGGCACAGGGGTGGACGTGCTCGTCGTCTCGCCCGGCTTTGTCGCCACCGGCATCCGCGACCGGGCGCTGGGGCCCGATGGAAAGCCCCTTCAGCGGAGCTTCCGGGACGAGACCCGGGGGAACATGGATGTGGCCACGTGCGTGGCCATCATCTTGAAAGCCATCGAACGCCGCGAGCGCGACGTGGTGATGACCGCACAAGGCAAGGTGCTCCAGTTCCTCAAGCTCGTCGCGCCCGGGCTCGTCGACCGGCTGGCCCAGCGGGCCTTCCGGAGAAACAACGCCTCCCCGGAGGCCTGA
- a CDS encoding DEAD/DEAH box helicase, producing the protein MATPEKRAPLAALLPARGEPPLSTDETLNRFVGYVTSNGLELYPAQEEAILELLAGNHLFLKTPTGSGKSLVAMALHFKAMAEGKVSYYTCPIKALVNEKFFALCDAFGPENVGMLTGDASINREAPIICCTAEILANMAMRDSRAPVDYVVMDEFHYYSDRERGTAWQLPLLGLQNTTFLMMSATLGDTHIIEEGLKKLTGKDVVSVRSAKRPVPLDFDYRETPLHETIQDLVARGKYPIYLVNFTQRAAAEQAQNLMSVDFCTKEEKEAIRQALMEAPFDTPYGKEFQRFLRHGVGMHHAGLLPKYRLLVEKLAQSGHLKVISGTDTLGVGVNIPIRTVLFTQLFKFNGEKLATLSVRDFQQIAGRAGRKGYDDEGSVVAQAPDHVVENIKQAQKEAAGKKKAPKAKPPQKGYIHYDKSTFERLQNGMPEPLESRFEVSHGLLLNLLQSDLTEGSGGYRRLVQLIQRTHDSDYKKRKHLKTAAACFRTLRDAGIVDVEKRSGGAVVKVAEGLQRDFSLNHTLSLYLLDTLEKLDPTLETYALDVVTLVESILENPEVVLYAQLHQLKGEKIAEMKAQGIEYDDRMAELEKLEWPKPNRDFIYGTFNLFAAKHPWVGQENIRPKSIVRDMFERFMSFHDYVREYGLQRSEGVLLRYVGDAYKALVQTVPERFRDETVEDFIDHLRATLRQVDSSLLDEWERMKNPEAALAPKPVVELKPRELTDDPKAFAARVREELHRLLRMLGQKRYGDALAMLDGAVGEWTATKLEQAMAPYLEEHKVVVLTPAARRPSLTFLKEAGTRQWEVQQRIMDPEGHGDWLLDCEIDLRGRKLDDGPILILRRIGT; encoded by the coding sequence ATGGCCACCCCCGAGAAACGTGCCCCCCTGGCCGCCTTGCTGCCGGCGCGGGGCGAGCCGCCCCTGAGCACCGACGAGACCCTCAACCGCTTTGTCGGTTACGTGACGTCGAATGGACTGGAGCTCTACCCCGCGCAGGAGGAGGCCATCCTCGAACTGCTGGCGGGCAACCACCTGTTCCTGAAGACGCCCACGGGCTCGGGCAAGTCCCTGGTGGCCATGGCGCTGCACTTCAAGGCCATGGCCGAGGGCAAGGTCTCCTATTACACGTGCCCCATCAAGGCGCTGGTGAACGAGAAGTTCTTCGCGCTCTGCGATGCCTTCGGCCCGGAGAACGTGGGCATGCTCACCGGCGACGCGAGCATCAACCGCGAGGCGCCCATCATCTGCTGCACGGCGGAGATCCTCGCCAACATGGCCATGCGCGACTCGCGCGCGCCGGTGGACTACGTGGTGATGGACGAGTTCCATTACTACTCGGACCGGGAGCGGGGCACGGCATGGCAATTGCCCCTGCTGGGCCTGCAGAACACCACGTTCCTGATGATGTCGGCCACGCTGGGCGACACGCACATCATCGAGGAGGGCCTCAAGAAGCTGACCGGCAAGGACGTGGTGTCGGTGCGCAGCGCGAAGCGGCCGGTGCCCCTGGACTTCGACTACCGCGAGACGCCGCTGCACGAGACCATTCAGGACCTGGTCGCGAGGGGCAAGTACCCCATCTACCTGGTGAACTTCACGCAGCGGGCGGCGGCCGAGCAGGCGCAGAACCTGATGAGCGTGGACTTCTGCACCAAGGAGGAGAAAGAGGCCATCCGCCAGGCGCTGATGGAGGCCCCTTTCGACACGCCCTACGGCAAGGAGTTCCAGCGCTTCCTGCGCCACGGGGTGGGGATGCACCACGCGGGGTTGCTGCCCAAGTACCGGTTGCTGGTGGAGAAGCTGGCGCAGTCGGGCCACCTCAAGGTCATCTCCGGCACGGACACGCTGGGGGTGGGGGTGAACATCCCCATTCGCACGGTGCTCTTCACGCAGCTCTTCAAGTTCAATGGCGAGAAGCTGGCCACGCTGAGCGTGCGGGACTTCCAGCAGATCGCCGGCCGCGCGGGGCGCAAGGGCTACGACGACGAGGGCAGCGTGGTGGCGCAGGCGCCCGACCACGTCGTCGAGAACATCAAGCAGGCGCAGAAGGAGGCCGCGGGCAAGAAGAAGGCGCCCAAGGCCAAGCCGCCGCAGAAGGGCTACATCCACTACGACAAGAGCACCTTCGAGCGGCTGCAGAACGGCATGCCGGAGCCGCTGGAGTCGCGCTTCGAGGTGTCCCACGGCCTGCTGCTCAACCTCTTGCAGAGCGATCTGACGGAGGGCAGCGGCGGCTACCGGCGGCTGGTGCAGCTCATCCAGCGCACCCATGACTCGGACTACAAGAAGCGCAAGCACCTGAAGACGGCGGCGGCCTGCTTCCGCACGCTGCGCGATGCGGGCATCGTGGACGTGGAGAAGCGGTCCGGCGGGGCGGTGGTGAAGGTGGCGGAGGGGCTCCAGCGGGACTTCTCGCTCAACCACACCCTGTCCCTGTACCTGCTGGACACGCTGGAGAAGCTGGACCCCACCTTGGAGACGTACGCGCTCGACGTGGTGACGCTGGTGGAGTCCATCCTGGAGAACCCGGAGGTGGTGCTCTACGCGCAGTTGCACCAGCTCAAGGGCGAGAAGATCGCGGAGATGAAGGCCCAGGGCATCGAATACGACGACCGGATGGCGGAGCTGGAGAAGCTGGAGTGGCCCAAGCCGAACCGGGACTTCATCTACGGCACCTTCAACCTGTTCGCGGCCAAGCACCCCTGGGTGGGCCAGGAGAACATCCGGCCCAAGTCCATCGTCCGGGACATGTTCGAGCGCTTCATGTCCTTCCACGACTATGTGCGCGAGTACGGTCTGCAGCGCAGCGAGGGGGTGCTCCTGCGCTACGTGGGAGACGCGTACAAGGCGCTGGTGCAGACGGTGCCGGAGCGCTTCCGGGACGAGACGGTGGAGGACTTCATCGATCACCTGCGCGCCACGCTGCGCCAGGTGGACTCCAGCCTGCTGGACGAGTGGGAGCGGATGAAGAACCCGGAGGCCGCGCTGGCCCCGAAGCCGGTGGTGGAGCTCAAGCCCCGCGAGCTGACGGACGATCCCAAGGCCTTCGCCGCGCGTGTGCGCGAGGAGCTGCACCGGTTGCTCCGGATGCTGGGACAGAAGCGCTACGGGGATGCGCTGGCGATGCTGGACGGAGCGGTGGGGGAGTGGACGGCCACCAAGCTGGAGCAGGCGATGGCGCCCTATCTCGAGGAGCACAAGGTGGTGGTGCTCACGCCCGCGGCGCGCCGTCCGTCGCTGACGTTCTTGAAGGAGGCGGGCACCCGCCAGTGGGAAGTGCAGCAGCGCATCATGGACCCGGAGGGGCACGGGGACTGGCTGCTGGACTGCGAGATCGACCTGCGGGGCCGCAAGCTGGACGATGGACCCATCCTCATCCTGCGGCGCATCGGGACGTGA
- a CDS encoding cytochrome P450 — translation MSYAVANTAFYPRYDLLDPDFPKSPYPLLHRMRTEEPVFWFEPLNTWVVTRYEEVSSILKDPMRFSSRRADRMLQAQLPSDTPSGIRQTIAHVMSLAAMFSDPPVHTHLRSEANKGFSPRAMAPMAQRIQKVTDELISRMEGRGEMDGFLDFFEPFALTVIGDLMGVPREDQHLFIPWTQKTTKLLGGSKLTLEEAQASLRAFEEMNAYLAQALAERQRNPRDDMMSFLLAGYDPGRFPLEALAGMCSEIIGGANAPTGDTLGNALLACLSHPEELEKARHTPALWKTAVPELLRYDGPILFWSRLATEDVVLGGKRIRAGQMVYASLAGANRDPDVFPEPDQLDFSRPNAHKHVSFSFGPHHCIGAGLARMEMTIVFETLFRRLPGLRLAGPVQWREGSLTTRGPTRIPLVF, via the coding sequence ATGAGCTACGCCGTTGCCAATACTGCGTTCTATCCCCGCTATGACCTGCTGGACCCGGACTTTCCCAAGAGCCCGTACCCCTTGCTGCACCGGATGCGCACCGAGGAGCCCGTCTTCTGGTTCGAGCCGCTCAACACCTGGGTGGTGACCCGCTATGAGGAGGTGTCCTCCATCCTGAAGGACCCCATGCGCTTCAGCTCGCGCCGGGCCGACCGGATGCTCCAGGCGCAATTGCCCTCGGACACCCCGTCCGGCATCCGGCAGACCATTGCCCATGTGATGTCCCTGGCCGCCATGTTCTCGGATCCGCCGGTGCACACCCACCTGCGCTCCGAGGCCAACAAGGGCTTCTCGCCCCGGGCCATGGCCCCCATGGCCCAGCGCATTCAGAAGGTCACCGACGAGCTGATCAGCCGGATGGAGGGCCGGGGAGAGATGGATGGCTTCCTGGACTTCTTCGAGCCCTTCGCCCTCACCGTCATCGGCGACTTGATGGGGGTGCCGCGGGAAGATCAGCACCTGTTCATCCCTTGGACGCAGAAGACGACGAAGCTGCTCGGCGGCTCCAAGCTGACCCTGGAGGAAGCGCAGGCGTCTCTGCGGGCCTTCGAGGAGATGAACGCCTACCTCGCCCAGGCCCTGGCGGAGCGGCAGCGGAACCCGCGGGACGACATGATGAGCTTCCTCTTGGCCGGCTACGATCCCGGGCGCTTCCCCCTGGAGGCCCTGGCGGGGATGTGCTCCGAGATCATCGGCGGAGCCAATGCCCCCACCGGCGACACGCTCGGCAACGCCCTGCTCGCGTGCCTCTCCCACCCGGAAGAGCTGGAGAAGGCGCGCCACACCCCCGCCCTCTGGAAGACCGCGGTGCCGGAGCTGCTCCGCTACGATGGACCCATCCTCTTCTGGAGCCGGCTGGCCACGGAGGATGTGGTGCTTGGCGGCAAGCGCATCCGCGCGGGGCAGATGGTGTACGCCTCGCTGGCAGGCGCCAACCGGGATCCCGATGTCTTCCCCGAGCCCGACCAGCTGGATTTCTCACGTCCCAACGCCCACAAGCACGTGAGCTTCTCGTTCGGCCCCCACCACTGCATCGGGGCCGGGCTGGCGCGGATGGAGATGACCATCGTCTTCGAGACGCTCTTCCGCCGTCTGCCCGGCCTGCGGCTGGCCGGGCCGGTGCAGTGGCGCGAGGGCAGCCTCACCACCCGGGGCCCGACCCGCATCCCGCTGGTGTTTTGA